Below is a genomic region from Actinoallomurus bryophytorum.
ACCACCTGGTAGTAGAGCGGGAGCAGGAGCATCGCGCCCATGAACGCGCACATGAACAGCACCATCGTGCCCAGCGCCGCGGCGACCGAGCGGCGCTTGAGCAGGCGCAGGTCGATCAGCGGGTTGGTCGCCATCAGTGCGCGGATCGTGAAGAGCACGACCAGCACCGCTCCGGTGATCGTGGTGACCAGGACCTCGGTCGAGCTGAAGTCGCTGTGCTGGGCGCCCGTGGCCAGGCCGTAGATCAGCAGGGCGAGGCCGGGTGACAGCAGCAGGAGGCCGAGGAGGTCGAGACGCTCGCCCGGCTTGGGGGTGTCACGCTTGAGGATCCGGGCGGACAGGAACAGCGCGACGATGCCGATCGGCAGGTTGATGAAGAAGATCCAGCGCCACGAGACGTCGTCGACCAGGTAGCCGCCGAGGATCGGGCCGCAGATCGGGCCGAGCAGCATCGGGACGCCGACGATGCTCATCACCTGGCCGACCCGCTTCGGGCCGGCGGCCTGGGTGAGGATCGTCATGCCGGCCGGCATGATCATCCCGCCGCCCAGGCCCTGCAGGACCCGGAAGACGATCAGGGACTCGGCGGACCAGGCCATGCCGGCCAGCGCCGAGCCGCACACGAAGAGTGCGATGGAGATCATGTAGAGACGTTTGGTGCCGAACCTGGACGAGGCCCAGCCGGTGACCGGGATGACCGTGGCCAGGGCCAGCGTGTAGCCCGTGGCCACCCACTGGATCGTGGACAGCGGGGAGTCGAACTCCGTGGCCAGCCGGTTGATGGCGACGTTGACGACCGTCACGTCCAAGATCGACATGATGGCGCCGAGGACGACGACCATGGCGACCGCGAGCACGCCCCGATCGAGCCCTCCCGATGTCGCCTTCGGTGGGCCGTCCGCCACCTGGGGTGATGAGAGCGCGCTCAATTCCGTGTTCCAATCGTGAGATTTCGCCCGATAGTGCACTTATGTGCAGCTTTAGCTAGCACAACACATGATGGCCGAGGGCACCGACAGTTTGGCAAACCAATTAGGGGCCCCGCGCCGCCCCCATCCCGCCGATGGACGATGGGAGTACCCGGACAGGTCCCCGACAGGACGAGGAGAACGCCGATGGACGCCGCCGACCTGGTCTTCACCGGTGGTCCGGTGCACACCGCCGACGCCGCGCGTAGCCGCGCCACGGCCGTCGCCGTACGGGGGGACCGGATCGTCGCGGTCGGCCATGACGACGTACGGGAGCTGATCGGGCCGCGCACCGAGGTGATCGATCTGGCCGGGCGGCTGCTCGTGCCCGGCTTCCAGGACGCCCACGTCCACCCGGTCGGCGGCGGCATGGAGCTGGGCCAGTGCGACCTCACCGGGGCGGTGACCCTGGAGGAGTACCGGGGGCGGATCCGGGCGTACGCCGACGCGAACCCGGGCCTGCCCTGGATCACCGGCGGCGGATGGTCCCTGGAGGCGTTCCCCGGCGGCACCCCGGTCCGCGAGCAGCTCGACGACCTCGTCCCGGACCGGCCCGCCTACCTCGTCAACCGCGACCACCACGGCGCCTGGGTCAACACCCGTGCCCTGGAACTCGCCGGGCTGACCGCCGCCACCACGGACCCGGGGGACGGCCGCGTCGAGCGCGACGCGGACGGCCGCCCGGCCGGGATGCTCCAGGAGGGCGCGATGCGGCTGGTCGGCGACCTCGTGCCGCGTCCTGCCGCCGCCGACCTCGTCGCCGCGCTGCTGCGGGCCCAGGCACTGCTGCACTCGTACGGCATCACCGCCTGGCAGGACGCCATCGTCGGCGGCAACCCGCTGACCGCCGACGCGACGCCGGCCTACCTCACGGCGGAACGCGAGGGACTGCTCACCGCACGCGTCGTCGGCGCCCTGTGGTGGGACCGCGAGCGCGGCGCGGAGCAGATCCCCGAGCTGCTCGAACGGCGCGAACGGCTGAGCGGCGGCCGGATGCGCGCCACCAGCGTGAAGATCATGCAGGACGGCATCGCGGAGAACCACACCGCCGCGATGCTCGGCCCGTACCTCGACGGGCACGGCCGTGCCTCCGGCAACTCCGGCATCTCGTTCGTGGCGCCCGAAGCCCTGTGCGACCACGTCACCCGACTCGACGCGCACGGCTTTCAGGTGCACTTCCACGCTCTGGGCGACCGTGCGGTACGCGAGGCGCTCGACGCCGTCGAGGCGGCACGGCGCGCCAACGGCTGGACGGGCACCCGGCCCCACCTCGCGCATCTGCAGGTCGTCCACCCCGACGACGTGCCGAGGTTCCGCGTGCTCGGTGCGACCGCCAACCTGCAGCCGCTCTGGGCGGTGCACGAGCCGCAGATGGACGAGCTCACCATCCCGTTCCTGAGCTCTGAGCGCGCGGCACGGCAGTACCCGTTCGGCGACCTGCTCCGGGCGGGCGCCACCCTCGCGGCCGGCAGCGACTGGCCGGTCAGCAGCGCCGACCCGATCAAGGGTATGCACGTCGCGGTGAACCGAAGGGCCCCCGGCGCCGACGGGAGCACCCCGGCGTTCCTACCGGAACAGCGGCTCGACCTCGGCACCGTTCTCGCCGCGTACACCGCGGGCAGCGCGTACGTGAACCATCTCGACGACACCGGCACGATCGAGCCGGGCAAGCTGGCGGACCTGGTGGTCCTCGACCGCGATCCGTTCGCCAGCCCGCCTGAGGAGATCGGCGCGACGCGCGTACTCCAGACCTACGTCGGCGGCGACCGCGTCCACGCCGCCCCCGGCGCCTGAGTGAAAGAAGGGGGCCGGCCGGGCCCGTACGGATCCAGGCCCGGCCGGCCCGCCGGGCGGCGGGCCGGTGGCCCCGCGCGCCCGGCGAATCCGCCGTCGGCGGAAGGTCTCCCGCTCACCGGCCGATCGGGTGTCCGGCGCGGCGGAAGACGCCGAGCCGCTCCTCGCCGATCCGGCGGCGGAGCTCGGGGTCCGCGACGCCGAGCCCGTCCGACGGCGCGAGGCACCGCACGCCGACCTTGCCGACGTGCTCGTTGAGCTGAACGGCGCGCAGGGCGTCCGGCGCGTCCTCCAGCGCGTACGTCCTCGACAGCGTCGGCGTGACCATACCCAGCTCGATCAGCCGGTTGGTCTGGACGGCCTCGTGGTAGGTGCAGCCGTGACTGCCGATGATCCGCTTGACCTTCATCCACAGATGCCGGTTGTCGTACTCGTGCCAGTACCCGGTGCTCGACCCGCAGGTGACGATGGAGCCGCCCCGCGCGGCCAGCCAGACCGACGCCGTGAACGTCTCCCGGCCGAGGTAGTCGAAGACGATGTCGGGATCCCGGCCGGCCAGGCCCCGGACCAGGCCGCCGATCGCCCGCCACGCCGCGGGGTCGCGAAGACCCTGCTCGCCGAGGCCGAGCGTGCTGCGGTCGATGACGTATTCGGCACCGAGCGCGCGGACGAGTTCGGCCTTCTCCTCCGAGCCGACCACGCAGACCGGGACCCCGCCGCCGTTGCGCACGAACTGCACCCCGTACCCGCCCAGGCCGCCCGTGGCGCCCCAGATCAGCACCACGTCGCCCTGCTTCATCCGCGCGCCGTGCCCGCCGACCAGCATCCGGTACGCCGTCCCGGCGCACAGCGTGTTCGCCGCGGCCTCCTCCCAGGTCAGGCACTCGGGCTTGCGGATGAGCTGGTTGCCCTTGACGATCGCGAACTCGGCCATGCCGCCGAAGTTGGTCTCATACCCCCAGGCGAGCGGCTCGGCGGCCAGGAGCCCGTCGTCCTGCGACGCGGGGTCGCCCGGGTCGATGACCCCGGGGAAGACGACCACGCGGTCGCCGGCCGACCAGTGCCGTACGGCCGCGCCGGTACGGACCACGACGCCGGCGGCGTCCGAGCCGATGACGTGGTAGGGCAGGTCGTGCCGCGCTCCCCACCGCCCCTCGCGCGCACGGCGGTGCAGGAACGCGAACGTCGGGACCGGCTCGAAGACCGCCGTCCAGACGCTGTTGAAGTTGACGGACGAGGCCATCACCGCGACGACCACCTCGTCCGGGGCGAGCTCGGGCATCTCGACCGAGCCCACGTGGACCGAGCGGCGTACGTCCTTGTCGGACTCGCCGGCGAAGATTCCTGTCTCGTCCCTGAGCGTGTAGGCGGCGCGGAACCAGCTGGGCAGCTCGCAGGCGAGCAGCTCGGCGGGTTCGGCCCCGGCGAGGACCGCTTGTGTCAGATCGGACATCGATGGCCTTCCCGTATCACTGACTGATCACGCGGGCTCGGTCCGCGGCGCCCTGAGCACTTCGCCCAGGTGATCGGCGATGATCCGCACCGCCGGTGGATCGAGCAGGTTCAGATGGTGGGCACCCGGGATCGGGACGATCTCCAGGTCCGGGCACAGCTCGCCGAAGCCGTTCGCCTCGTCGAGGTCGTAGCGCGCGTCGTGGACCGCCCACGGCGTCGGCTCGGTCGAGCGGTAGAGGACGACCCGTCCGTAGTAGGGACCCGGCCGGTACCGCTCGAGCGCCCGGGTGTCCTGGTGTGAGGTGAACTGGTGTACCGCCACGGCCGGCGGCAGCTGCTCCATGACCGGCTTCGTACGCTCCATGACCAGCGCGAGCTGCTGGTCCTCCCCGAGCGCGGCGAGTTCCTCGAACCCGAGCCTGACCGAGACCCCGTACGTCGAGGTGAGGTACTCGCCGAAGTCGGCGTAGCGGCGCGCGGTGGTCTCGATGGGGTTCTCCACCTTCTTGGGTACGCCCGCGTCGATCAGCGCGACCAGCTCGACGCCGCCGATCCGGCGGGCGATCTCGTAGGCGAGCACACCGCCGAAGGACCAGCCGCCGAGCCGGTACGGCCCCTGGGGCTGGACCGCGCGGATCATCGCGATGTACCGGTCGGCGCGCTCCTCGACCTCGGGCGCGTCCCGGAACCGGTCCAGCCCCAGGAACGGCAGGTCCTCGCCGAGCAGCGTCGCGAGCTGCCGGTAGACCCCGGTGTCGCCACCGGCCGGGTGCAGGCAGAAGAAGGGCGGCAGCTTCGGTTCGGCGGAAGGCCGGTGCGCCGCGCCGGTGATGGGCCGCACGACGTGGCGGAGCGCGATCGGGTCGGCGGCGGTCTCCGGCAGGCCGAGCCGGCGGCAGAGGTCGTCCTGCAGATCCTCCAGGCTCCGGCCGCTCAGCAGGTCCGAGGCGGCCACCGTGACGCCGAGGTCGTGCTCCAGAGTGCTCTTGATCCGGACCGCCACGAGAGAGTCCAGCCCCAGCTCGGTCAGGGGCCGGGAGGGATCGGGCGGGAAGCCCAGGACCGCCGAGACCCGGGCCCGTACCCGGC
It encodes:
- a CDS encoding DHA2 family efflux MFS transporter permease subunit produces the protein MADGPPKATSGGLDRGVLAVAMVVVLGAIMSILDVTVVNVAINRLATEFDSPLSTIQWVATGYTLALATVIPVTGWASSRFGTKRLYMISIALFVCGSALAGMAWSAESLIVFRVLQGLGGGMIMPAGMTILTQAAGPKRVGQVMSIVGVPMLLGPICGPILGGYLVDDVSWRWIFFINLPIGIVALFLSARILKRDTPKPGERLDLLGLLLLSPGLALLIYGLATGAQHSDFSSTEVLVTTITGAVLVVLFTIRALMATNPLIDLRLLKRRSVAAALGTMVLFMCAFMGAMLLLPLYYQVVRQESALASGLLLAPQGFGAMVTMPIGGKLTDRVGPGRVVLLGLVIVIASVATFTGFLQADTSYWILGSILFVMGLGMGLTMMPTMAAAIQTLVHDEVPRASTMLNIFQQVSASVGTALMSVLLATSLADKLGTPSGGGLSATQHVTPQVIQKIAGPMADAFQHTYWYAVGLLTLAFIPALFLPRRTPDATSADEAPAEMPLPIH
- a CDS encoding amidohydrolase, whose amino-acid sequence is MDAADLVFTGGPVHTADAARSRATAVAVRGDRIVAVGHDDVRELIGPRTEVIDLAGRLLVPGFQDAHVHPVGGGMELGQCDLTGAVTLEEYRGRIRAYADANPGLPWITGGGWSLEAFPGGTPVREQLDDLVPDRPAYLVNRDHHGAWVNTRALELAGLTAATTDPGDGRVERDADGRPAGMLQEGAMRLVGDLVPRPAAADLVAALLRAQALLHSYGITAWQDAIVGGNPLTADATPAYLTAEREGLLTARVVGALWWDRERGAEQIPELLERRERLSGGRMRATSVKIMQDGIAENHTAAMLGPYLDGHGRASGNSGISFVAPEALCDHVTRLDAHGFQVHFHALGDRAVREALDAVEAARRANGWTGTRPHLAHLQVVHPDDVPRFRVLGATANLQPLWAVHEPQMDELTIPFLSSERAARQYPFGDLLRAGATLAAGSDWPVSSADPIKGMHVAVNRRAPGADGSTPAFLPEQRLDLGTVLAAYTAGSAYVNHLDDTGTIEPGKLADLVVLDRDPFASPPEEIGATRVLQTYVGGDRVHAAPGA
- the ccrA gene encoding crotonyl-CoA carboxylase/reductase — protein: MSDLTQAVLAGAEPAELLACELPSWFRAAYTLRDETGIFAGESDKDVRRSVHVGSVEMPELAPDEVVVAVMASSVNFNSVWTAVFEPVPTFAFLHRRAREGRWGARHDLPYHVIGSDAAGVVVRTGAAVRHWSAGDRVVVFPGVIDPGDPASQDDGLLAAEPLAWGYETNFGGMAEFAIVKGNQLIRKPECLTWEEAAANTLCAGTAYRMLVGGHGARMKQGDVVLIWGATGGLGGYGVQFVRNGGGVPVCVVGSEEKAELVRALGAEYVIDRSTLGLGEQGLRDPAAWRAIGGLVRGLAGRDPDIVFDYLGRETFTASVWLAARGGSIVTCGSSTGYWHEYDNRHLWMKVKRIIGSHGCTYHEAVQTNRLIELGMVTPTLSRTYALEDAPDALRAVQLNEHVGKVGVRCLAPSDGLGVADPELRRRIGEERLGVFRRAGHPIGR